In a genomic window of Brassica rapa cultivar Chiifu-401-42 chromosome A10, CAAS_Brap_v3.01, whole genome shotgun sequence:
- the LOC103846764 gene encoding probable CCR4-associated factor 1 homolog 10 has protein sequence MAETLKEDSIMIREVWNNNLVEEFALIREIVDKYPFIAMDTEFPGVVLKPVETFKYNNDLNYRTLKENVDLLKLIQLGLTFSDEDGNLPTCGTDKFCIWQFNFREFNIGEDIYASESIELLRQCGIDFKKNVERGIDVVRFGELMMSSGIVLNDSISWITFHGGYDFGYLVKLLTCKELPLRQADFFKMLFVYFPTVYDIKYLMTFCNGLFGGLNRLAELMGVERVGICHQAGSDSLLTLGSFRKLKERYFPGSTEKYTGVLYGLGVEDSTTTTTSNVAN, from the coding sequence ATGGCGGAGACTCTCAAAGAAGATTCGATAATGATTCGAGAGGTCTGGAACAACAACCTCGTCGAGGAATTCGCGCTGATCCGCGAGATCGTCGACAAGTACCCCTTCATCGCCATGGACACCGAGTTCCCCGGCGTGGTCCTCAAACCCGTTGAAACGTTCAAGTATAACAACGATCTCAACTACCGCACCCTCAAAGAAAACGTGGATCTCCTAAAATTGATCCAGCTCGGTCTAACCTTCTCCGACGAGGACGGCAACCTCCCCACCTGCGGCACCGACAAGTTCTGCATCTGGCAGTTCAACTTCCGCGAGTTTAACATAGGCGAAGACATCTACGCTAGCGAGTCCATCGAGCTGCTGCGCCAGTGCGGGATCGATTTCAAAAAGAACGTCGAGAGGGGGATCGATGTGGTTCGGTTCGGGGAGCTGATGATGTCGTCGGGGATCGTGCTGAACGATTCGATCTCGTGGATTACTTTTCATGGCGGTTATGATTTTGGTTATTTGGTGAAGCTTCTGACTTGCAAGGAGCTGCCTCTCAGGCAGGCGGATTTCTTCAAGATGTTGTTTGTGTATTTCCCCACGGTTTACGATATTAAGTACTTGATGACTTTCTGCAACGGGCTTTTCGGAGGGCTGAACAGGCTTGCGGAGCTTATGGGTGTGGAGAGAGTTGGGATTTGTCATCAGGCTGGGTCGGATAGCTTGCTCACGTTAGGCTCGTTTAGGAAGCTCAAGGAGCGTTATTTCCCTGGGTCGACTGAGAAGTACACCGGAGTGTTGTATGGTCTAGGTGTGGAAGattctactactactactactagtaATGTTGCTAATTAA